The following coding sequences lie in one Pseudorca crassidens isolate mPseCra1 chromosome 2, mPseCra1.hap1, whole genome shotgun sequence genomic window:
- the GADD45A gene encoding growth arrest and DNA damage-inducible protein GADD45 alpha isoform X1 — MTLEEFSAGEQKTERMDKVGDALEEVLSKALSQRTITVGVYEAAKLLNVDPDNVVLCLLAADEDDDRDVALQIHFTLIQAFCCENDIDILRVSNPGRLAELLLLESDAGPALSEGAEQPPDLHCVLVTNPHSSQWKDPALSQLICFCRESRYMDQWVPVINLPER; from the exons ATGACTTTGGAGGAATTCTCGGCTGGAGAGCAGAAGACCGAAAG GATGGATAAGGTGGGGGATGCCCTCGAGGAAGTGCTCAGCAAAGCCCTGAGTCAGCGCACCATCACCGTCGGGGTGTACGAGGCGGCCAAGCTGCTCAACGT CGACCCCGACAACGTGGTGCTGTGCCTGCTGGCGGCGGACGAGGACGACGACAGGGACGTGGCTCTGCAGATCCACTTCACCCTGATCCAGGCGTTCTGCTGCGAGAACGACATCGACATCCTGCGCGTCAGCAACCCTGGCCGGCTGGCCGAGCTCCTGCTCCTGGAGAGTGACGCGGGCCCCGCGTTGAGCGAGGGCGCGGAGCAGCCCCCGGACTTGCACTGCGTGCTGGTGACG AATCCACATTCATCACAGTGGAAGGATCCTGCCTTAAGTCAACTTATTTGTTTTTGCCGGGAAAGTCGCTACATGGATCAGTGGGTTCCAGTGATTAATCTCCCTGAACGGTGA
- the GADD45A gene encoding growth arrest and DNA damage-inducible protein GADD45 alpha isoform X2 has protein sequence MDKVGDALEEVLSKALSQRTITVGVYEAAKLLNVDPDNVVLCLLAADEDDDRDVALQIHFTLIQAFCCENDIDILRVSNPGRLAELLLLESDAGPALSEGAEQPPDLHCVLVTNPHSSQWKDPALSQLICFCRESRYMDQWVPVINLPER, from the exons ATGGATAAGGTGGGGGATGCCCTCGAGGAAGTGCTCAGCAAAGCCCTGAGTCAGCGCACCATCACCGTCGGGGTGTACGAGGCGGCCAAGCTGCTCAACGT CGACCCCGACAACGTGGTGCTGTGCCTGCTGGCGGCGGACGAGGACGACGACAGGGACGTGGCTCTGCAGATCCACTTCACCCTGATCCAGGCGTTCTGCTGCGAGAACGACATCGACATCCTGCGCGTCAGCAACCCTGGCCGGCTGGCCGAGCTCCTGCTCCTGGAGAGTGACGCGGGCCCCGCGTTGAGCGAGGGCGCGGAGCAGCCCCCGGACTTGCACTGCGTGCTGGTGACG AATCCACATTCATCACAGTGGAAGGATCCTGCCTTAAGTCAACTTATTTGTTTTTGCCGGGAAAGTCGCTACATGGATCAGTGGGTTCCAGTGATTAATCTCCCTGAACGGTGA